The genome window ACGTACCGACGTATCCGGATACCACGTGAGACTGTATGGACAGCACTCTACTTTGCTCTAGCGTGGTGGATGTTGACATGACCCTATATGTGACAAGCCGTTGTATGTAGGGTACTTcagaggggaaagaaccaaggagagagggagatgtaAACTGTATCGTTGACTTTTCCTACCGAGTCGTGACGCTGTCGCCGAGATTGTTGGCCGTTCCAGTGCGAGTTGAGCGGACAAGTCCGCTGATAACAAACGTCAGACAAAGTAGTGATTGACTGTATCAGAGGGGTGACTTCTtattcatcatcatcgtacaAAGAATGCTAATCGACTGTTCGTCcgctccatcatcttccgtcTATCAAGACCAGAGGAAATGTATAATGCTAAATAAGAAATATGAGATTGAATGCGACTATACTGCCGACATGCCGCCAGACTGCCGGCACACATGTTTTTTTGCTAAGGATAGGTGGGTGGGTATACAAGTTATAAAGGTTGGGAAGGAAGCtaagaggtggagatggaggtaTGCACACTGACACGGCCTAACAGAACTCCTTATTACTTCTTCTCGCCCTCAGAGGTAGAAGAGTCGGAAGTGTTGGAAGACTCAGAGTCAGAAGAGCTGGACTCGGATGATCGGGACTCGGCGTTTCGCTTCTCGTAAACCTGGGAATACATATATCAGTATCAAAACACGAAACCCAGTCACGTTCAACTTACCTTCTGGAAGAGACCCAAAGAGGCTTGCTGAGCGGCGTCAAGGGCAGACTTGATGTCCTCGGGCTTGACACTGGCATCACCAGCAGCACCCTTGGCGGCAATCTCCCTGAGCTCGCCCAACAGCTTCTTaaccttctctctctcgccgGCATCGAGTTGAGCCTCGAACTCAGCCATAGACTTCTCAGTGTCGGTAACGAAGCTCTCTCCCTTGTTAGCCTCCTCGATGACCTGTCGTCGTGCCTTGTCGGCCTCGGCGTACTTCTCGGAGTCGGCAACCATTTGCTCGATCTCGTTGTCGGAAAgaccagaagaagaggcgatAGTCATGGACTGCTCGCGGTTTGTGGCCTTGTCAATGGCACCGACGTTGACGATACCGTCGGCGTCAATGTCGAACGAGATTTGGATTTGAGGGACACCCTTGGGGGCAGGGGGAAGACCGGTAAGCTGGAAGTCGCCCAAGAGCTTGTTGTCCCGGACGagttctcgctctccttGGTAGACCTTGACCTGGATAGCGGTCTGGCCATCGGCAGCGGTAGAAAAGGTTTGAGACTTCTTGGTGGGGATAGTGGTGTTTCGGTTGATCAATCGAGTGAAGACACCACCGAGGGTCTCAATaccgagagaaagaggggtaacatcgaggagaagaatgTCGGTAACGTTACCGGCGAGAACACCCGCTTGGATAGAAGCACCGATGGCAACGGCCTCATCGGGGTTGACACCCTTGCTGGGCTCCCTGCCAAAGACACCCTTAACGGTCTCAACAACCCTGGGCATTCGGCTCATACCACCAACGAGGATGACCTCGTTGATCTCAGAAGCCTTGACACCAGCATCGTTAAGAGCCTTCTTACAAGGGTCGATGGTTCGGTCAACGAGAGGCTTGACGATGGCCTCGAATCGGGCTCGGGTaaggttgaggttgatgtgTTGGGGCCCGTCGGCGGTTGCGGTGATGTAAGGAAGGGAAACATCGGTGGAACCAGCGCTAGAAAGCTCGCACTTGGCCTTCTCAGCAGCCTCTCGGATTCGCTGGATAGCCATTCGGTCCTTGGAGACGTCGATGCCAGACTCCTTCTTGAACTCGGCCAAGATGT of Kwoniella shandongensis chromosome 3, complete sequence contains these proteins:
- a CDS encoding chaperone DnaK — translated: MFALSRTLRNTSTLSPLRNVAKTSSPLITSKRFNSGKVSGPVIGIDLGTTNSCVSIFEGGAPKVLENAEGARTTPSVVAFTKDGERLVGQPARRQAVVNGENTIFASKRLIGRKFKDAEVQKDIANVPYKIIAHNNGDAWVEARGEKYSPSQIGAFVVGKMKDTASAYLGKPVKHAVITVPAYFNDSQRQATKDAGSIAGLEVLRVINEPTAAALAYGLDKTDSAVIAVYDLGGGTFDISILEMQKGVFEVKSTNGDTHLGGEDFDIALVNHILAEFKKESGIDVSKDRMAIQRIREAAEKAKCELSSAGSTDVSLPYITATADGPQHINLNLTRARFEAIVKPLVDRTIDPCKKALNDAGVKASEINEVILVGGMSRMPRVVETVKGVFGREPSKGVNPDEAVAIGASIQAGVLAGNVTDILLLDVTPLSLGIETLGGVFTRLINRNTTIPTKKSQTFSTAADGQTAIQVKVYQGERELVRDNKLLGDFQLTGLPPAPKGVPQIQISFDIDADGIVNVGAIDKATNREQSMTIASSSGLSDNEIEQMVADSEKYAEADKARRQVIEEANKGESFVTDTEKSMAEFEAQLDAGEREKVKKLLGELREIAAKGAAGDASVKPEDIKSALDAAQQASLGLFQKVYEKRNAESRSSESSSSDSESSNTSDSSTSEGEKK